In Dyadobacter sp. NIV53, a single window of DNA contains:
- a CDS encoding sugar phosphate isomerase/epimerase, with product MNDHNITHRREFLRNIVLASGAMLTTSAWAEAQLKKGDIKIGYSAITWGGKDEQAITDLSSLGFKGIQLRANTFAPYRTKVSELKDMLVKHDLKLAMFSSGNVEIDPAKLQSTIDTHVAHASFVKALGGNALQLTNSLRPKDRAPSMDELKKLTKVMNEIGKQTADLGVQTAYHNHMHQLGETPEEVDVIVQAMDPRYVKLLLDIAHYKQGGGEPEQAVIKYKSILHSLHLKDTKPADTKNGYKFVELGQGRVNVPAVFAALDKIQFKGWAVVELDGVPDPEKTPLVCAEINKKYIVETLKYPLA from the coding sequence ATGAATGATCATAACATAACACATCGTCGCGAATTTTTACGAAATATTGTATTGGCTTCCGGGGCAATGCTTACAACTTCGGCGTGGGCAGAGGCTCAGTTAAAAAAGGGCGATATCAAAATAGGATATTCGGCCATTACCTGGGGTGGAAAAGACGAACAGGCAATTACGGATCTGTCGTCACTTGGTTTCAAAGGTATTCAGTTGAGAGCCAATACTTTTGCACCTTACCGGACCAAAGTATCCGAGTTAAAAGATATGCTGGTTAAACATGATTTAAAATTAGCCATGTTTTCGAGTGGCAACGTGGAAATCGATCCGGCCAAATTACAGAGTACGATTGATACACATGTTGCACACGCAAGTTTTGTAAAAGCTCTGGGTGGAAATGCATTGCAACTAACCAATAGCCTGCGTCCCAAAGACCGTGCTCCATCAATGGATGAGCTGAAAAAACTGACAAAAGTGATGAATGAAATTGGTAAACAAACCGCAGATTTAGGCGTGCAGACTGCTTATCATAATCACATGCATCAGCTGGGAGAAACACCGGAAGAAGTGGATGTAATTGTACAGGCAATGGATCCGCGTTATGTCAAATTATTACTGGATATTGCACATTACAAACAGGGCGGAGGAGAGCCGGAACAAGCTGTAATAAAATATAAAAGCATACTTCATTCGCTTCATTTAAAGGATACAAAACCAGCTGATACCAAAAATGGTTACAAATTTGTAGAGCTTGGACAGGGACGTGTGAACGTTCCGGCGGTTTTTGCTGCTTTGGATAAAATCCAGTTTAAAGGATGGGCAGTTGTGGAACTCGATGGTGTGCCTGATCCTGAGAAAACACCGCTGGTTTGCGCTGAGATTAATAAAAAGTATATCGTTGAGACTTTGAAATATCCTTTGGCTTAA
- a CDS encoding Gfo/Idh/MocA family protein yields the protein MDTKIITPFSRRDFLVAGTGIITASLFSPNIFALGKPKDRLGVALVGLGYYSTDLLAPALQKTKNCYLAGIVTGSPEKAETWKKKYNIPDKNIYDYKSFDQIANNPDIDVIYIVLPPSMHKEYTIRAAKAGKHVFCEKPMAMNVKECEEMIKACNDNKRSLSIGYRCQHDPNTQEFMRIAKEKSLGNVQLISCAAGYKESRAGNWKVDRAMGGGAMYDMGVYALQGARLAAGEEPVSLTAEHVVNRPEIFKNADEITHFQLHFPSGAVANCTGSHGINTNFLKVNYDKGSLHMDNFSAYTGNKGESTLGIINFPVDNQQAKQMDEDAMAIMQSKPQMVPGEEGMRDIRIVEAIYQAAKTGKTVKLA from the coding sequence ATGGATACAAAAATAATCACTCCTTTTTCACGCCGCGATTTTCTTGTTGCCGGCACAGGCATAATTACTGCGTCGCTTTTTTCGCCGAACATATTTGCTTTGGGAAAACCGAAAGACAGATTAGGTGTGGCATTGGTGGGACTTGGCTATTACAGCACCGATCTGCTGGCTCCTGCTTTACAAAAAACCAAAAATTGTTATCTGGCAGGTATTGTAACCGGGTCTCCGGAAAAGGCCGAAACATGGAAGAAAAAGTATAATATTCCTGATAAAAATATCTACGATTATAAAAGCTTTGATCAGATTGCCAACAATCCTGACATCGATGTGATCTACATTGTATTACCGCCATCTATGCACAAGGAGTACACAATTCGAGCAGCAAAAGCCGGAAAACATGTTTTTTGTGAAAAGCCAATGGCCATGAACGTAAAGGAATGCGAGGAAATGATAAAGGCCTGTAATGATAACAAAAGAAGTTTGTCGATTGGTTATCGTTGTCAGCATGATCCTAACACACAGGAATTTATGCGCATTGCCAAAGAAAAATCATTAGGAAATGTACAGCTGATATCCTGTGCCGCCGGGTATAAGGAAAGCCGTGCCGGAAACTGGAAAGTAGATCGTGCGATGGGTGGTGGCGCTATGTACGATATGGGTGTTTATGCTTTGCAGGGAGCACGTTTGGCTGCGGGCGAAGAACCGGTTTCGCTAACAGCAGAACATGTGGTAAACCGTCCGGAAATTTTTAAAAATGCGGATGAGATCACACATTTTCAGCTGCATTTTCCAAGCGGTGCTGTTGCAAATTGTACCGGAAGCCACGGAATCAATACCAATTTCCTGAAAGTAAATTACGACAAAGGGTCTTTACACATGGATAATTTCTCAGCTTATACGGGCAACAAAGGTGAAAGCACATTGGGCATAATCAATTTCCCGGTTGATAACCAACAGGCAAAACAAATGGACGAAGATGCCATGGCGATCATGCAAAGTAAACCGCAAATGGTTCCGGGTGAGGAAGGTATGCGGGATATCCGTATTGTAGAGGCTATTTACCAGGCCGCAAAAACTGGGAAGACTGTAAAATTGGCTTAA
- a CDS encoding SusC/RagA family TonB-linked outer membrane protein — MKRNFTSIRQYLFQCALVSVIGMGTLAHGSPLNLPDLKNEVRIDRAVTGQILSADDNTPVPGVSVVVKGTRSGTNTDVDGKFKIDIQDNNSILVVSAVGFVTQEITIGNQSVVNINLVSDLKTLSEVVVVGYGTQKKSQLTGAISSVNSKMINEMPITNLGQALQGRVAGVDVAQSGSKPGTVPKILIRGRRSFSAGNNPLYVVDGIPLSGDRNELLATRPFDFVSGGYEDMNPNDVASMEILKDATATAIYGARGANGVVLISTKRGATKGKTTVSYDTYVGATNALDKVNLMNGAEYAELKRESRRTTGTYKNEAGVVVPTGTVDAYADSKLFEAIELDGIAKNRTTNYQDMMVRTGFQQNHSLGVQGGNEKTQFYISGGFFKDKGIIPGLDFTRTSVRVNLDHNINKRVRVGISSYTMYSVRNGATRNPYGFTLPQNPLARAYDDEGKIIFAQTTDALLTNPMAELVEGAQIDQTKKYRFFNSLYAEVQILPGLKYRANFGPDFSISRAGRFIGGQTNDIKGGLPRASINNQYGFNYTVENILTYGKTVNNVHNFNITALQSIQRDNFEYNSSSVQGVPVEPQEFYNIGNAGSVLLPTSNLIPWTLNSYMVRVNYDYNDKYLVTVTARRDGSSRFGENTKYGNFPGVALAWNIYNEPFFKGVKWIDQLKVRASYGKTGNQGVAPYQTQGLLKRTSYAWGTNAAYGYRPNSIGNKDLKWESSASKNIGIDYSFFGNRVSGSIELYQTNTTDLLLSDQLPTSTGFNAVTRNVGETRNRGIEIGVSTVNVNTKGGFKWSTDFVFYKNKEAILSLYNGKVDDTGNKWFIGHPLNSFYDYKKLGIWQLGEEDAAKAQGFAVGQVKLQDTDKDGKITAADRVILGSDIPKWQGGITNRFNYKGIDLSFFIFARVGQKILSKFHQDNLTLQGRYNQIKVDYWTPNNPTNEFPRPNFNQEFPVYNTSFIYFDGSFVKVRNINVGYTFSQKFVQKLGLESLRLFASIQQPFIFSKYRSKYNGIDPESSDGNINSDVTPATRISTFGLNVKF; from the coding sequence ATGAAAAGAAACTTTACAAGTATCAGGCAGTACTTATTTCAATGTGCCTTGGTGAGTGTAATAGGAATGGGCACTCTTGCTCATGGATCTCCTTTGAATTTGCCCGACTTGAAAAACGAAGTACGTATTGACAGAGCAGTGACGGGACAGATCCTGTCAGCGGACGATAACACTCCAGTCCCAGGTGTATCGGTCGTTGTGAAAGGTACCAGATCAGGTACAAATACAGATGTTGACGGAAAATTTAAAATAGATATCCAGGATAATAATTCAATACTGGTTGTTTCCGCAGTAGGTTTTGTGACTCAGGAAATTACCATTGGCAACCAAAGCGTTGTCAATATCAATCTGGTCAGTGATTTGAAAACACTGAGTGAAGTAGTAGTAGTAGGTTATGGTACGCAAAAGAAAAGCCAGCTGACAGGTGCTATTTCATCAGTTAATTCCAAGATGATCAATGAAATGCCTATTACCAATTTGGGCCAGGCATTACAGGGAAGAGTAGCAGGAGTCGATGTGGCTCAGTCGGGAAGTAAGCCGGGAACCGTGCCGAAAATCCTGATCCGTGGCCGCCGTTCATTCAGTGCAGGAAATAATCCATTATATGTAGTGGATGGTATTCCACTTTCCGGTGATCGTAATGAATTACTTGCTACCCGCCCATTTGATTTTGTATCAGGAGGTTATGAAGATATGAACCCAAATGATGTAGCGTCTATGGAAATCCTGAAAGATGCCACCGCTACAGCAATTTATGGTGCAAGAGGCGCAAACGGTGTTGTACTGATCAGTACTAAAAGAGGTGCAACCAAAGGTAAAACAACAGTAAGTTACGATACGTATGTGGGTGCTACAAATGCATTGGACAAGGTAAATCTGATGAACGGAGCGGAATATGCTGAATTAAAAAGAGAATCCCGCAGGACAACAGGTACTTATAAAAATGAAGCAGGTGTTGTAGTCCCAACCGGAACTGTTGACGCCTACGCGGATTCAAAACTGTTTGAAGCGATTGAACTTGACGGAATTGCTAAAAACCGCACCACAAATTATCAGGATATGATGGTTCGTACCGGTTTCCAGCAGAATCATTCTCTCGGGGTTCAGGGAGGAAATGAAAAAACGCAGTTTTATATTTCAGGAGGGTTCTTTAAAGATAAAGGTATTATCCCCGGACTGGATTTTACACGTACTTCGGTTCGGGTAAATCTGGATCACAATATTAACAAGCGTGTTAGGGTCGGAATTTCGTCGTATACCATGTATAGTGTGCGTAACGGGGCCACAAGAAATCCTTACGGTTTTACTTTGCCGCAAAATCCATTGGCGCGGGCTTATGATGACGAAGGGAAAATTATTTTCGCCCAGACTACGGATGCCTTGCTGACTAATCCAATGGCAGAACTTGTTGAAGGTGCACAGATTGACCAAACCAAGAAATACCGTTTCTTTAACAGCTTATACGCAGAAGTTCAGATTCTTCCCGGATTAAAATACCGTGCGAATTTTGGCCCTGATTTTAGTATTTCGCGCGCCGGCCGTTTTATCGGAGGGCAAACTAATGATATCAAAGGTGGATTGCCAAGAGCAAGTATTAATAACCAATATGGTTTTAACTACACAGTTGAAAATATCCTGACTTATGGTAAAACAGTAAATAACGTCCATAACTTCAATATTACAGCACTTCAATCCATCCAGAGGGATAACTTTGAATACAATAGTTCATCCGTACAGGGTGTGCCGGTTGAACCCCAGGAATTTTATAATATTGGCAACGCCGGATCAGTCTTGTTACCAACCAGTAATCTGATTCCATGGACACTGAACTCCTATATGGTTCGTGTGAATTACGATTATAACGATAAATATCTTGTTACGGTTACAGCCCGCCGCGATGGATCAAGCCGTTTTGGTGAAAATACTAAATATGGTAATTTTCCCGGAGTTGCGCTTGCCTGGAACATTTACAATGAACCATTCTTCAAAGGAGTTAAATGGATCGATCAGTTGAAAGTACGTGCCAGTTATGGAAAAACAGGTAACCAGGGAGTGGCACCTTACCAGACTCAGGGGTTGTTAAAACGGACTTCTTATGCATGGGGAACCAATGCGGCTTATGGCTACCGTCCAAATTCAATCGGAAATAAAGATTTGAAATGGGAGTCATCTGCAAGTAAAAACATAGGTATTGATTATAGTTTCTTTGGAAACCGCGTTTCAGGTTCTATTGAATTATATCAGACAAACACGACTGATCTGTTACTTTCCGATCAGCTTCCAACTTCCACTGGCTTCAATGCGGTAACCCGTAATGTTGGTGAAACCCGTAACCGTGGTATAGAAATCGGAGTTTCGACAGTTAACGTCAATACGAAAGGCGGTTTTAAATGGAGCACTGACTTTGTGTTTTACAAAAATAAAGAAGCAATTCTTTCTCTTTACAACGGTAAAGTGGATGATACAGGTAACAAATGGTTTATCGGACATCCGCTTAATTCATTTTACGATTACAAAAAACTGGGAATCTGGCAATTAGGAGAAGAAGACGCAGCCAAAGCGCAAGGTTTTGCAGTAGGGCAGGTTAAGCTTCAGGATACTGATAAAGATGGCAAGATCACAGCAGCAGACCGAGTGATTTTAGGATCTGATATTCCTAAATGGCAGGGTGGTATTACCAATCGTTTCAACTATAAAGGTATTGACTTGTCATTTTTTATATTCGCCCGTGTAGGCCAAAAAATTCTGAGCAAGTTTCACCAGGATAACCTGACCTTACAGGGACGTTACAACCAGATTAAAGTAGATTACTGGACACCAAACAATCCTACAAACGAATTTCCGAGACCAAACTTTAACCAGGAGTTTCCTGTTTACAATACCTCGTTCATCTATTTTGACGGTTCTTTCGTGAAGGTTCGTAACATCAATGTTGGTTATACTTTCTCACAAAAATTTGTACAAAAACTTGGCCTGGAATCACTCCGTTTGTTTGCAAGTATTCAGCAGCCGTTTATTTTCTCGAAATACCGTTCAAAATACAATGGTATAGATCCTGAATCTTCTGATGGAAATATCAACAGCGACGTAACACCTGCAACAAGGATCTCGACTTTTGGATTAAATGTTAAATTCTGA
- a CDS encoding hydrogen peroxide-inducible genes activator has protein sequence MNIQQLEYIVAVDNHRHFVQAAEHCNVTQPTLSMMIKKLEDELAVKIFDRTKQPIVPTSIGRKIIDQAKTILQEAGRMNEIAKHFNGDLSGELRIGIIPTIAPYLLPHLVQPFIEAYPDIRLHVSEMITERITSELKLGNLDVGVVASVSGESSLQEIPLYKERFYAYVSENTGLYNKQYILPGDIEPNELWLLEEGHCFRTQIQRLCELSRNSQFGNSFNYRSGSIETLMRMVDRNGGITILPELAIAELPEDRKKYVRNFKYPEPAREVCLVVNREQMKTRLIEALKTGIMEYVPQVVFEGSKEMRVL, from the coding sequence ATGAATATTCAGCAATTAGAATATATTGTGGCTGTGGATAATCACCGGCATTTTGTTCAGGCGGCCGAGCATTGCAATGTGACGCAGCCTACACTTTCCATGATGATTAAAAAACTGGAAGACGAACTGGCAGTAAAAATATTTGACCGTACCAAACAACCCATTGTTCCAACCAGCATTGGAAGAAAAATTATTGATCAGGCCAAAACGATTTTACAGGAAGCAGGCCGTATGAACGAAATTGCCAAACATTTTAATGGAGATCTTTCGGGTGAATTAAGAATTGGTATTATTCCAACCATCGCGCCTTACCTGCTACCGCATTTGGTTCAGCCATTTATAGAAGCTTATCCGGATATTCGTCTGCATGTTTCGGAAATGATTACAGAAAGAATTACCAGCGAACTGAAACTGGGAAATCTGGACGTTGGAGTTGTAGCGTCTGTTTCCGGTGAAAGCAGTTTGCAGGAAATCCCTTTATATAAGGAACGTTTCTATGCATACGTGTCAGAAAATACCGGTTTGTATAACAAGCAATATATTCTTCCGGGAGATATCGAACCCAATGAATTATGGCTTTTGGAAGAAGGGCATTGTTTCAGGACACAAATCCAGCGTTTATGCGAACTGAGCCGCAACAGTCAGTTTGGCAATAGTTTTAATTACCGGTCAGGAAGTATTGAAACACTTATGCGCATGGTTGACCGTAACGGCGGGATCACTATTTTACCCGAACTCGCCATTGCTGAATTACCGGAAGACCGAAAAAAATATGTCCGCAATTTCAAATATCCTGAACCAGCACGTGAAGTTTGTCTGGTTGTGAACCGCGAGCAAATGAAGACAAGATTAATTGAAGCCCTGAAAACCGGAATAATGGAATATGTACCGCAGGTGGTTTTTGAAGGTAGTAAGGAAATGAGGGTTTTGTGA
- a CDS encoding type II toxin-antitoxin system Phd/YefM family antitoxin: MKTMTVGEFKAQFSNVIELVKKGEEIAVTFGKKEGKRRILYSKSNGFQKNLVLISKDVNMPPYIHEGLQLLW; this comes from the coding sequence ATGAAAACAATGACTGTGGGTGAATTCAAAGCCCAGTTTTCCAATGTGATTGAGCTGGTAAAAAAGGGTGAAGAAATAGCAGTGACCTTTGGTAAAAAAGAAGGAAAGCGTCGGATACTATACTCCAAAAGTAATGGATTTCAGAAGAATCTGGTACTCATATCAAAAGATGTAAATATGCCACCTTATATTCATGAAGGTTTGCAGTTGCTTTGGTAG
- a CDS encoding helix-hairpin-helix domain-containing protein: MSNPEIVELLELTAKLLELHGADPFKIKGYSIAAFYLDKYKDGELENMSQEELVKLQGVGKSTAAKIIEIVKTGTFPELEELLQNTPLGVMEMFNIKGIGPKKIAVLWKELGIDNLHELELACLNGSVAKLKGLGGSLQQKILDSLAFIKDQAGKLRMDKAEVVAGLITQELKKSFEDIELAGDIRRKAEIVDTIKILVKTDSPALLQTTLGEIEFLVQNEKVSSPFTWRGNVLDFAVNVEIIAVKPERMVNELFLETASADHLGYPTALGSTVWRHANFDVLDNEETIFQSAGLPYIVPEMREGAGEFQWAEKYAADQLVTWNDLKGILHNHSTYSDGQNTLEQMALYCRELGFGYLGIADHSQTATYAQGLKVEEVIKQHAEIEKLNARFAAENPEKPFKILKGIESDILGDGSLDYPSEILASFDYIVASVHSNLTMTLEKATNRLLKAIENPYTTILGHPTGRLLLSRRRLSDRP, translated from the coding sequence ATGAGCAATCCCGAGATTGTAGAGTTACTCGAACTTACTGCCAAACTGCTTGAACTCCACGGCGCTGATCCTTTTAAAATTAAGGGCTATTCCATTGCTGCTTTTTATTTGGATAAATATAAAGACGGAGAACTCGAAAACATGTCCCAGGAAGAGCTTGTTAAGCTTCAGGGTGTAGGCAAAAGTACAGCTGCAAAAATTATTGAGATTGTTAAAACAGGTACATTTCCGGAGTTGGAAGAATTACTTCAGAATACGCCCTTAGGTGTAATGGAAATGTTCAATATCAAGGGAATTGGTCCAAAGAAAATTGCCGTTTTATGGAAAGAACTTGGTATTGATAACCTTCATGAACTGGAACTGGCCTGTCTGAATGGTTCGGTTGCGAAACTAAAAGGATTGGGTGGCAGTCTTCAGCAAAAAATACTGGATTCCCTGGCTTTTATCAAGGATCAGGCAGGGAAGCTGCGCATGGATAAGGCCGAGGTGGTAGCAGGTTTGATTACGCAAGAGCTTAAGAAAAGTTTTGAAGATATAGAACTCGCAGGAGACATTCGCCGGAAGGCTGAGATTGTGGATACTATAAAGATACTGGTAAAAACAGATTCTCCGGCACTGCTGCAAACGACATTGGGAGAGATTGAATTTCTTGTCCAGAATGAAAAAGTGTCTTCTCCGTTTACATGGCGCGGAAATGTACTGGATTTTGCTGTTAATGTAGAAATTATCGCTGTCAAACCTGAGCGTATGGTAAACGAGCTGTTTCTTGAAACCGCATCTGCTGACCATTTAGGTTATCCGACTGCTTTGGGAAGTACGGTTTGGCGGCATGCAAACTTTGATGTGCTTGATAATGAAGAAACGATATTCCAAAGTGCGGGATTGCCATATATCGTTCCTGAAATGCGGGAAGGTGCTGGTGAGTTCCAGTGGGCTGAGAAATATGCGGCAGACCAGCTTGTAACCTGGAACGATCTGAAAGGTATTCTGCATAATCACAGTACTTATTCCGATGGGCAAAATACATTGGAACAAATGGCATTATACTGCCGGGAACTGGGTTTCGGGTATTTAGGAATTGCGGATCATTCCCAAACAGCCACTTACGCACAGGGATTAAAGGTGGAGGAAGTTATTAAACAACATGCAGAAATTGAAAAACTGAATGCAAGATTTGCTGCTGAAAATCCGGAAAAACCATTTAAGATTTTAAAAGGAATTGAGTCGGATATTCTGGGTGACGGTTCGCTGGATTATCCTTCCGAAATTCTTGCAAGCTTCGATTATATAGTGGCATCCGTGCACAGCAACCTGACTATGACATTGGAAAAAGCTACAAACCGATTGTTAAAAGCAATAGAAAATCCTTATACAACGATTTTGGGGCATCCGACCGGCCGCTTGTTATTATCACGCAGAAGGTTATCCGATCGACCATAA
- a CDS encoding RagB/SusD family nutrient uptake outer membrane protein, with product MTRTYLSKSFKTLSILAFLFMGQSCKDLLDEKIVSSINDDYISTAPGFNSATNAAYSSLRNFYGTERGISMTEYGTDLYSAGADGSFKGFHFYDSQLIGTVSIIQEVWEELYKGINTCNAVIERAPEVTGLTDAVKAQRVAEVKFLRAHYYFILLQEFGGVDLRLTETILPTKTTKRATEAEMYSAIIKDLEESLPGLENKAKSSEYGRATKAAAENLLVKVYLAKATSSVKAADDYAKAETYAKNVINNYGFKLLPDFASVFAQGAGEINDEVIFSVQYTTDPLTNISDPTTNGNGNNLHLIFGMQYDVQAGMVRDIFYGRPFKRLKPTPYALETVFKDRVNDSRYKKTFRDTWLCNTAGGTFTNVFDNSKKSVTFKPGDTTIFIPGVEWTLAQRAAKPYQVLVPSLYNLSLFPTLVKFMDPNRIDRTYEPGSRDFLVFRLADTYLMLAEAQVKLGKTADAVTSINMVRRRAAFAGKEAAMEITAANATMDFVMEERGRELLGEQTRWLDLKRWGILVDRVKKYNTDAAANIKETHNLRPIPQTQIDRSDKGTDGSSVFPQNPGY from the coding sequence ATGACACGTACATATTTATCAAAATCTTTTAAAACGCTAAGCATACTGGCTTTCCTCTTTATGGGCCAGTCGTGTAAAGATTTGCTGGATGAAAAAATAGTTTCCAGTATAAACGACGATTACATTTCAACCGCCCCCGGTTTCAATTCTGCCACTAACGCCGCTTATTCTTCGTTAAGAAATTTTTACGGAACGGAGAGGGGAATCAGTATGACTGAATATGGAACAGACCTTTATTCGGCCGGTGCAGATGGAAGTTTTAAAGGTTTTCACTTTTACGATTCCCAGCTGATCGGTACCGTAAGTATTATCCAGGAGGTTTGGGAAGAACTATACAAAGGTATCAACACCTGCAACGCGGTTATTGAACGTGCGCCAGAAGTAACAGGATTAACTGATGCTGTAAAAGCACAAAGAGTAGCCGAAGTGAAATTCCTGCGGGCGCATTATTATTTTATTCTTTTGCAGGAGTTTGGCGGCGTGGATTTACGTTTGACAGAAACGATCCTGCCTACAAAAACGACTAAGCGTGCTACGGAGGCGGAAATGTATTCTGCCATTATCAAAGATTTAGAAGAGTCATTGCCAGGTTTGGAAAACAAAGCAAAATCATCTGAATATGGACGTGCAACCAAAGCAGCTGCTGAGAATTTACTTGTAAAAGTTTACCTGGCCAAGGCAACATCCAGCGTAAAAGCAGCGGATGACTACGCGAAAGCGGAAACATATGCTAAGAATGTAATAAATAATTACGGCTTCAAATTGCTGCCGGATTTTGCAAGTGTTTTTGCGCAGGGTGCCGGTGAAATTAATGATGAAGTTATTTTTTCTGTTCAGTATACAACAGATCCGCTTACCAATATTTCTGATCCGACTACAAACGGAAATGGTAACAACCTTCACTTAATTTTTGGGATGCAATATGACGTACAGGCTGGTATGGTCCGTGATATTTTCTACGGCCGTCCGTTCAAGCGTTTGAAACCAACCCCTTATGCATTGGAAACGGTGTTTAAAGACCGGGTCAATGATTCACGTTACAAAAAGACTTTCAGGGATACGTGGCTTTGCAATACAGCGGGCGGTACTTTTACCAACGTTTTTGATAATTCCAAGAAATCCGTAACATTCAAACCAGGTGACACTACTATCTTTATTCCGGGAGTAGAATGGACATTAGCGCAGCGTGCTGCTAAGCCTTATCAGGTTCTGGTACCAAGTTTGTATAACCTTTCGCTTTTCCCTACACTTGTGAAATTTATGGATCCTAACCGTATTGACAGAACTTACGAACCAGGAAGCCGCGATTTTCTTGTTTTCCGTCTGGCAGATACATACTTAATGTTGGCAGAAGCACAGGTAAAACTTGGAAAAACTGCTGATGCTGTTACGTCAATAAATATGGTTCGCCGTCGTGCAGCATTTGCTGGTAAAGAAGCTGCAATGGAAATTACAGCGGCTAACGCAACGATGGACTTTGTCATGGAAGAACGTGGACGCGAATTGCTGGGAGAACAGACACGCTGGCTGGATTTGAAACGCTGGGGAATTCTTGTTGATCGCGTTAAAAAATATAACACAGACGCTGCTGCCAACATCAAAGAAACCCACAATTTACGTCCCATTCCACAAACCCAAATCGACAGAAGTGATAAAGGTACCGACGGAAGTTCTGTATTTCCACAGAATCCGGGATACTAA